Proteins from a genomic interval of Panthera uncia isolate 11264 chromosome C1 unlocalized genomic scaffold, Puncia_PCG_1.0 HiC_scaffold_4, whole genome shotgun sequence:
- the HES2 gene encoding transcription factor HES-2, translated as MGLPRRAGDPAELRKSLKPLLEKRRRARINASLRQLKGLILPLLGRESSHCSKLEKADILEMTVRFLQELPASSGPAAAPAPSDSYGEGYRACLARLARVLPACRVLEPAVSARLLEHLRRRAAGTTPDWGRAGDSCGPPAPSPPAAPAPAPPEPPRGLWRPW; from the exons ATGGGGCTGCCTCGGAGGGCGGGGGACCCGGCGGAGCTGCGCAAG AGCCTGAAGCCGCTGCTGGAGAAGCGCCGCCGCGCGCGCATCAACGCGAGCCTGAGGCAACTCAAGGGGCTCATCCTGCCGCTGctgggcagggag AGCTCCCACTGCTCGAAGCTGGAGAAGGCGGACATCCTGGAGATGACCGTGCGCTTCCTGCAGGAGCTGCCCGCGTCCTCCGGCCCCGCGGCAGCGCCCG CGCCCTCCGACAGCTACGGTGAGGGCTACCGCGCCTGCCTGGCGCGTCTGGCCCGTGTGCTGCCCGCCTGCCGCGTCCTGGAGCCCGCCGTGAGCGCTCGCCTGCTGGAGCACCTGCGGCGGAGGGCGGCCGGCACCACCCCCGACTGGGGGCGCGCTGGGGACTCCTGCGGCCCTCCCGCGCCTTCCCCGCCGGCCGCGCCTGCGCCCGCGCCCCCTGAACCTCCCCGCGGCCTCTGGAGGCCCTGGTAG